A genomic stretch from Caldalkalibacillus salinus includes:
- a CDS encoding RNA polymerase sigma factor, which yields MDERRLIKKIQRNGDRAAANELVQCYYDEIYGFVRKQVSNADIAIELTQEIFISMLRTIRFYDAKRGAGFRTWMYRIAANKVVDWFRSRAYQAMTKTISLDEVEPIGEADFTLQFEDRDFSEKVCAFVGGLPTDTQKIFRLHIFGGYTFSEIASIEEIPEGSVKSKYYRLINLLRKEFADYG from the coding sequence TTGGACGAGCGACGCCTAATAAAGAAGATCCAAAGAAACGGCGACCGTGCCGCCGCCAACGAACTGGTGCAATGTTACTATGACGAGATTTACGGCTTCGTGAGAAAACAAGTCTCTAATGCAGATATTGCTATTGAACTGACACAGGAGATATTTATCTCAATGCTGCGGACAATCAGGTTTTACGATGCGAAGAGAGGTGCAGGTTTTCGAACGTGGATGTACAGGATTGCTGCAAATAAGGTAGTGGATTGGTTTCGCTCACGTGCCTACCAGGCGATGACCAAAACAATATCGCTTGATGAGGTTGAGCCGATTGGTGAAGCAGACTTCACTCTACAATTTGAAGATAGAGATTTCTCGGAGAAGGTATGCGCTTTTGTGGGCGGTTTGCCTACAGATACTCAGAAAATCTTCCGGCTTCACATCTTCGGCGGGTACACGTTCTCTGAAATCGCAAGTATCGAAGAAATTCCCGAAGGAAGCGTGAAATCCAAGTATTACCGTCTTATTAATCTGCTTAGAAAGGAGTTTGCTGATTATGGATAA